The Tripterygium wilfordii isolate XIE 37 chromosome 21, ASM1340144v1, whole genome shotgun sequence genome segment CTCCAACtctactttttaaattttagtcTGTTTTCCTTTGTTCTGTGTTTGTCCCTCTAGATCTGATGGATTTTCCTTCAGATCTAAGGGTTTCGTCCACCGATATGGTGGTTTGGCTCCTCTCTTGTCCAGATCTGATTTTCTTGGACAACGATGAGGCTTTATCTGGCGGCGACGACGGCGACGACGTCCGTCTTTTGACTACTCTGCATCAGGTTGTAAAGAATATGTCTCAAGACTACAGTACATGCTCCATTCTCTGGCGAGGTTTCAAGGCAATCCTTAATCGTGCTTTTGCTGCTTTCAGACCCCTGTCTGCCTCTTCAAACGAGTTTAAACTCTATTTTAGCCTGTTTGCgacatttgttgttgccctgAGTCAATCCTTTACCCTTGATGTAGTAggagtgtttttatttttatcttgtaaTCGAGGAGTCTACTCCTCTATGTATGGTGCTGCGTTGTTTTAATAGAAGTTCGtatttctctcaaaaaaaaaaagataaaattgtttaagcctctctttttttccatcTTATTCTGCCCTCTCATCACGACTTCTCtcttccatttttcttctcaCTGTGCACTACTCCTCTCTCTTCCTCATGGGTTGCCACCGTTGCCATCAATCTTAAGGCCAATTATTAGTGGGTCCGACACGACGGTGATTTCAAGATCTTGTATGCAAGGGTTATTATCTAATGAGATGGAAAGAAAAGGGATATTAAaaatattcatgtttttttaaaattgatatGTCAAAGAAGGTAGATAGATCCAGTAACATTGGTAATAAGATAAACAACACTAGAAGTTTCAAAAACAAGATTGTCTTGTTCGATGTTTTTGCAGAAGAAACTGCGAGAGAGGAGTTATTGATGGGATAGGGGGAGCTGTAATTAGTCCAGCTAATTCCGTCAAATCTCCACCATTCAATGCATGGTTGCATTGGATTTGACTATACCTATTGATTAAATGGTGTAAATTTGGTGAAATTGAGAGCGGGGAgactttaattaataaaataatagatAAAATACGATATCCGTTGGATGATATAACCTAAATCTAATGGTTTAAATGTGAACAAATTTACTGACCCTCTCATCCACACACAACTAACctaacaatatatatttttgatatttattttcatttaacgGTGTATTAGGTATTTCATATAAGGATGTGGATCTaaataaaaagaattttaaaagtggtgtaaacttaaaagtttttgtggtataaataaaatttatcttaTATAATATATGAGTGTAAATATGTATTAATTTATTGTGTATTATAATCAACGATTCAACCTTCATCGTACCGATTAAACCTCAAAAATTTCAACCCTCCAACCGATACAATTTTGATGCACGGTACAATTCTAAAAGCTAAGATTGATAGCGTGTGTGTTtgtttgactcttttttttagtTATATATGATAGGTATCTCAATAGTTGATATCTCAACTATCTTAACTGCTTAATTGTACGCATatgattttatgtgcatcatttgtGACATATGGAGCcaacaaattcaaattttgtgcCGTCAACTCAAAAGttgaaatctttatcatttttatttttgtaatacCATTTATTTTATAGAAATATTAGCTATCCCATGTCGGCTCGGTATCAGCGTTCACCAGATCTTGGTCTTGGCTTCTCGGTGACTCTGTGAGGCACCAACCGACCGCGGCACGATCTCCCTCGCGCGACTGCTGTACTACGACGCGCGATGCTAGCAGAATTTCTTTAACAAAGCCATGCCGACCATTGACTCCAAATCCTGGCGTTTTTAATAATTGTCAAAAGTGGGGACATAATAACGTACGCCTCTCAATTCAAAAAACGTCGGAGCTACGTCCAATGATCAAATCAAGGGTGCTTTCTTTTGTCAATTCAATCTGTTAGTTTTCTGTCTTCACTTTTCAGGAATCAACGGTAATATTCACCGTGCTTGCGTACACATTCACCATTACCTTTACGTAcattcattcatttatttatatatgcttAATTAGCCGCTGATGCACATCTACTTCAAAACCATGAAGCCTTTACCAATGCTTAGTTTGCGATCTTCTGCTCCACGCAATACAGGTCTCAAATTGAGAAGAAGCACGAAATCGGTATTTAATCAATTATTAACTTTCTTAGATGTTGTTGTTCTGCAGTAATGCATTCTATTCTATGTATTAGTCATATATGtaactgttttttgttttgtgttttgtgttgtttttcttttcttttcttggtttggccCGTTTCAGCATGTGAAGAGGAGGATAATAAAGAGGAAAATAAGGCAGTTAAGAGAAGAGATGGCGGAGATTAGCAAAGAGCAAAGATGTATTAGAGAGGGTCAaaggagagtgagagagaggctTGAGGAGAACCAGTCACAGCGCGAGAAGCTGAAGCAAGAAACGGAGCTCATTGCAAAGGATAGCATTAACATCCAAATGAAGCTAAATTTGATGTTCGGAATCATAAATGCAAGAGCTCAAAAGGACTCCGCTTTGGTTGCTCGACTTACCTGCTCTCTCCGGTTGGTTTTCCATTATTGCTTGCTTCTTATAAGCTTTCTCAATTCACAATTTCCACTTCCAGTTTTTGTTCAAGCTAAGTAGAACGGATATCTACAAAAATCTACCTAGAAAATGGAAAAGAAATGTCTATATGTCCAAAGTTAGATAAATGATTCAAATTAGCATATAAACCACATGCAAAGGTTTTTAAGCAAGTATGTGTACGTATAAAGTCATTACTCTCAACTCAAAATCTTGTTTAAAAGGGGG includes the following:
- the LOC119990098 gene encoding uncharacterized protein LOC119990098; the encoded protein is MHIYFKTMKPLPMLSLRSSAPRNTGLKLRRSTKSHVKRRIIKRKIRQLREEMAEISKEQRCIREGQRRVRERLEENQSQREKLKQETELIAKDSINIQMKLNLMFGIINARAQKDSALVARLTCSLRYLISE